Genomic window (Maylandia zebra isolate NMK-2024a linkage group LG11, Mzebra_GT3a, whole genome shotgun sequence):
CCGTGAGCGAAGTCTGGTCATGCTGGCACTGGACACTGTAGAGGAAGAAGAGCAGAGTCCTTTTATTATACTGTTTGAGCCTTTCAGTGAGCAGTAGtctcatcccccccccccccacacacacacacattcagaggtGGTTCTTGTTAATAAAGTGAGATTTCAGGAAAGTTATATGAATTAATTTTTTGCTCATTGCTATTTCAGAACATTGCCTTGACCTATATAAAATCCAGCTAGTAAATTAGTGACTTAATGAAATAAAGACCATCACGAACAGGAAATTGAGATATTGAATTAAATGCTGTCATCATTAATGGTTGGCGGTTCATTATCACTTACAATATCCCATGCCCTGGATGAAATATTTGAAGGCTTCAATCACTTTGGCTGGCTGTGGAGAGAAAGATCATAACTATTAGGAGAGAATTTGCATTATTCTCAAAGCAGCcagtaaaatgtgttttcacacCTGATCCACTTGAGGAAGCCCTCCACAGTCCGACATCTAGAGGAGGACGAATGAGAAAGAAATATGCATAATTCACTCTAAGGTTATGAACTTATCAGCACCacagttttaaataaaatacatcaGATATTGcacgtgtgtttatttttgagtCAACCAGTTCTCCAGTTACCTTAAGCAGTGTGGTTTTGGTGGGGTTGAGCTTAGAGTTGCAGTCCACCACAGCTTCCACAGCTGGAGAATTATCGCCTACAATGAGCAGAGTGGAGCACCTACACACCAACAGGAAGATGAAACAGTCAGAGAGACTAAACATATGGTTGGGATTGACTTGGCCTGTTGCAAAGAAGCAAGCCTGTGATGGGCAAACGACAGAATTAAAAGAGGTGATTTTGTAGAAGGGTCATTAAATAAGTAAAAGATTCTGTATGAAGACAAATGGTTTTACTAACTTGAGAGTCCTGACGTTGATGTTTCCTCCAGGAACGGGTCTTTCCACCTCAAGAGCGTTGCGGTGGTTGTAGGAGCGGAAGAACTGACTGACATTGGCCTGGTTCATTGTTGTTGTGATGCGGTGGCGGTATGTGGCGATGAGGTCGTGATTGGTCAGGATTTCATCCTATAAGTCGGAGACAGATGTTCTGTATTTAGCAGTTGCTGTGTATATATCTTAAGTCatcttcatattttaatttaaataaatatatttaatatatattatgTATTACTTCATCTTATGATGagcatttcagtttttcttctgAGGCTAACTAAAATTGAACACTGTAGAAAAGGCTTGACAACTTGCCTTTCCAAACAAGTGTGCGATGACAGTGTCTGGTAGAGTCTGGGTCCATCCAGTGAGCTGTAACACAGTTTCACCAGGTGAAGCGACCTTCATTTAGTAATCTTTAATGCATTGACATTAGGGCTGTTTAAGAACAATTGAAAAAGGGAACaatgaaaaaatgtttcattgcaGCCGGTGTAAAAATGAATCAAATTTAGGTTGTATCTGACTACATATTGTCTACCTTGGTTGCAAACGTATCCATTAAGCCTTCAGCACTGGGGTTGATATTGATCAGAACCAATCCATCCACCAAATCAGGGTGATTCAGCTGCATGCACAGATGAAAAGATCTGACTCTGTTAGTCTACATCAGCCACAAAAGAATTTGAAGTACTCCCAACATCTCCGATTCAAGACATGTCTAACTGTATCTTTGTAACTTGACTCGAAGAGCAAAGATCCGCATAGAGAAGCCCAGAAGATCAACAACAAAAATGGCtttatgctttatttatttttaaaagattcAGACTCACAGCAAATCTAGCCAGGATGTATGCTCCCGCTCCCACTCCCAAACCAATTACACTACGCAACCTGCAAAACACACAGCCAAAGATTAACTGGTCCAGATTTAAATCAGAGGTGAATCCAAGTAAGGAGTGTCAGGTCTGTCTTACCCAAAGTGTTTGAGGACAGAAGGCAGTGCTTCAGACAGTTGGTCCATGGTAGGGTAGGTGTGACTGAGGGGTCAAAAGTCAGTTTTCCCATCAGCATTCACGGGATCTCATATCAAATAATTTTACAATCCCATCATTAATTCTTAAAATACACATGTGGTGTGAGAAATGGGTAACAAAGACCATCTACTAACCCAGCAGGCAGAGTTTTGGCTGCCTCATGCTGTCCTGGGGCTTCAACGTGACAAACAGGAAAATGTCTGATGATTTCGTACATGTCCTGATGGTTGAACAGAGTCTCAAAACAGGACTTGTCTGtggcaagaaaacacaaaaatggaACTGTTAAGcagtaaacattttaaatataagaaaaaataagaaGACAAGTAAACAATTTGTAGACACTTTAGAAAGTGTGAAACAGGCCCTTACATGATAAAGCCAACATGCTGTGTTCCAGATACAAAAATAGATTAGAAATGGAAACATGTTTGGACATCATTGCTCCAGGGATTTCCACCTTCATTTATTTCTGTCCTTTGGTATTTAGatctattctatttatttagAGGATATAGAGATCACAAAAACTGTATTGCTGG
Coding sequences:
- the LOC101483424 gene encoding protein NDRG1 isoform X2, whose product is MTGTLKGNHPAILTFHDVGLNHKSCFETLFNHQDMYEIIRHFPVCHVEAPGQHEAAKTLPAGHTYPTMDQLSEALPSVLKHFGLRSVIGLGVGAGAYILARFALNHPDLVDGLVLININPSAEGLMDTFATKLTGWTQTLPDTVIAHLFGKDEILTNHDLIATYRHRITTTMNQANVSQFFRSYNHRNALEVERPVPGGNINVRTLKCSTLLIVGDNSPAVEAVVDCNSKLNPTKTTLLKMSDCGGLPQVDQPAKVIEAFKYFIQGMGYLSSASMTRLRSRTTSSSSLMSLDGPRSRAHTNELQRSQISSHSNDEKRVRSHTDVSMDSISSVNQSVSKTTEVAC
- the LOC101483424 gene encoding protein NDRG1 isoform X1, whose product is MVLEENDYDSVFNPQITEEHVETQYGNVHCIMTGTLKGNHPAILTFHDVGLNHKSCFETLFNHQDMYEIIRHFPVCHVEAPGQHEAAKTLPAGHTYPTMDQLSEALPSVLKHFGLRSVIGLGVGAGAYILARFALNHPDLVDGLVLININPSAEGLMDTFATKLTGWTQTLPDTVIAHLFGKDEILTNHDLIATYRHRITTTMNQANVSQFFRSYNHRNALEVERPVPGGNINVRTLKCSTLLIVGDNSPAVEAVVDCNSKLNPTKTTLLKMSDCGGLPQVDQPAKVIEAFKYFIQGMGYLSSASMTRLRSRTTSSSSLMSLDGPRSRAHTNELQRSQISSHSNDEKRVRSHTDVSMDSISSVNQSVSKTTEVAC